CTCAATGGGCAGGTGGTTGACCGTTTGGTCGCAACCAAAGCGGTGGCGGGGGAGTTTGTGCGCAAACGCACCGGCGACCGCATCGGCATGGTGTTATTCGGTGATCAGGCGTATTTGCAAGCGCCGTTAACTTTTGACCGTCAAACCGTGCTGCGCTTGTTGAATGAATCACAAATTGGTTTGGCAGGCGAGCGCACCGCGATTGGCGATGCGATTGGGCTGGCGCTGAAACGCTTGCAAGATAGCCCGGAAAAAAACCGCGTCCTGATTCTGATGACCGATGGCGCGAATACCGCTGGCAGTGTCAGCCCCTTGGAAGCGGCGGAAATGGCAGCAGCAGTGGGTTTAAAAATTTACACGGTGGGAATCGGCTCGGAAAGCGACCAGATGCGTAGCGTGTTTGGGTTTCAGTTGATGAATCCGTCGGCGGATTTGGATGAGCGCACGTTGAAAGCGATTGCGACAGGCACGGGTGGGATGTATTTCCGGGCGCGTGATACCGAAGAGTTCCACAAGATTTATGCCGAACTGGATCGACTCGAACCCGTGGAAAAAGAAGCGCAGCAATGGCGACCGCAGCAAGAATTGTTCCGTTGGCCATTGCTGGCGGTACTGGTGCTGACGCTGTTAGCCGCAGTATTGCGGATAGAGCGGGAGTGAGGGCTTTATGTTGAATAATCTGCATTTTCTCCACCCGGAATGGCTGTGGTTATTGCTGGTGCTGCCGCTGGTGTTGGGCATAAAATGGTTTCAGGCGCGTCAGCAAGGTGGCTGGGAGCGCATTGTCGATAAACAATTAATGCCATTTGTGTTGAGTGGCACGGCGGGCAATTGGGGATGGTTGCCCTTGGCTTGGTTGTCACTGGCGTTGCTGGTGGCGATTGTGGCAATGGCAGGCCCCGCGTGGGAGAAGCGCGAAGTGCCGGTATTTCGTGATCAGCAAGCGCTAGTGGTGGCGATGGATTTTTCTGTCTCGATGTACGCGGATGATGAAAAACCCAACCGCATTACCTTGGCGCGTTTCAAATTGCTCGACATTCTCAATGCGCGTCAGGATGCGCAAAACGGGTTGGTGGTGTTTGCCGGTGATGCGTTTGTGGTCACGCCATTGACCGATGACGTTGCCACGATTCAGGAGCAGGTGAAAAACCTTGCGCCCGACATTATGCCAGCGCCCGGCAGTTTATTGACTCCGGCGATTGAACGCTCGATTGAATTGTTGCAACAAGCGGGGATGAAAACCGGCAGTATTTTGCTGATGACGGATGGCGTGGCGGATACAGAATCTGCCGTTGCCGCAGCGGATAAGGCTTGGGGCATGGGTTACAACGTGTCCGTATTGTCATTGGGATCGGCGGATGGTGCGGCAATACCTCGCCCTAGAGGGGGCTTTTTGCTGGATAGCGCGGGTAAAACCGTGATTGCGACCGTGAATCTGGATGATTTGGCGCGTATTGCTAAAGCCGGTGGTGGGATTTTCATGCAAGCGGCTTTGGGTGATGCCGATGTCAATGCCTTAAGTCAGCAATGGCAGTCGCTTAGCCAACAGCAATTAAGCAAAAGCCAAGGCCGCCAAACCGATGCGTGGGTAAATGAAGGCTATTGGCTGGTGTTGTTGCTCTTGCCACTGGCGGCATTGACGTTTAGACGCGGCTGGTTAGGGGCGGTATTGGTGTGCATTCTGTTGCCACAACCGCAAACCGCGACGGCATTCAGTTGGGATGATCTATGGTTAACGCCTGATCAACAAGCACAAGAAGCGCTGGATAGTGGGCAACCTGCCCGTGCTTCAGAACTTTTCCATAACCCTGAGTGGAAAGGCGCTTCGGCGTATAAAAACAAGGATTATCAAACTGCTGCACAACAGTATGCCGCGCAACAAAGCATTACCGGGCAGTATAATTATGGCAATGCGCAAGCGAAAGCGGGCAAATTTAAGGAGGCAATTATTGCCTATAAGCGGGTATTGGAAGCCGACCCTAACCATGAGGATGCGCGTCATAACCTGAAAATAGTGGAAGAGGCGCTTCAGCAACAGCAACAGCAGGAAGAGCAGAACCAAAAAAATTCTCAGAAAAATCAGCCGCAACAACAACCACAAGACCAGCAAGGTGCAGATCAGCAGCAAGCGCAAGGAGCGCAAGGCCAAGACTCGCAAACGCCGCAACCCAATAACTCACCGGATCAACAGCAGCAAGCGCAAGAAGAAAATGCGGCCGAACATGCTGAACAGGAAGCCGAGCAAGCCAAACAAGGCGAGCAAGAAACCGAAGCTAATGACCCGCAACAGCGCGAACAAGAACAAGCCACTGAGCAATGGTTGCGGCGTATTCCTGATGACCCATCGGGTCTGTGGCGGCGCAAGTTTCAGTACCAATACCAACAACGTGGTGCGCAGGCAAGGGGTGATGAATGGTGAGATTACTCTTGATAGCATGGCTGTGGCTGTTGCCATTTGGAGCGCAAGCCGCCGCGATTATGGCACAACTTGACCGCAATCCAGTGGCGGTAGGCGACCCGGTGGTACTCACTTTTACGGCGGATAGAATAGTAGCGGGCGACCCGGATTTTTCGCCGTTAGAGCAAGATTTTGAGATACGCGGGCGTTCGCAAAGCAACAGTTTCAGCATGGTGAACGGTGTCAGCAGCATCACCACCACGTGGGAATTGCGCTTATACCCGCGTCGCACCGGCACTGTGCCTGTTCCCCCCATTGCTTTTGGGGCGGATCAAAGTCAGGCGCTGGATTTGCAAGTCATGGATCAGCCACCGCCACAGGCGAATACGGGGAACTCGTCCGATATTCTCATTGAACTCACCGCTGAACCGCAGCAGCCGTATGTGCAGCAGCAAACCGTGATTACCCAACGCATGTTGCACATCACGCCCTTGCAGCCGCAGGCCAGCCTCAGCCATCCCGAAGTGGAGGCGGGCAAAGGCAATATCCAGCAATTGGGTAAAACGCGCAATACGACCTTGATGCGCAACGGGCGCAATTACCAAGTGATTGAACGCCGTTACGCGCTTACCCCGCAGCAAAGCGGTACGCTGACTTTGGGGCGCACTACCTTTGACGGTATTATTGATGATAAAAATAACTACGAATTTGACCCATTTGGCATGAGTGGCAAGCGCATTCGGCGTTTTTCCGAACCCTTGACGTTGCAGGTTCAAGGTCAACCCGCCAGCTATACCGGCAAGCAATGGCTGCCTGCCAACAGC
The sequence above is drawn from the Thiothrix subterranea genome and encodes:
- a CDS encoding vWA domain-containing protein gives rise to the protein MYEFLWWWLFILLPLPLVVRWWLKPAEPKQGVALKVPFLEDFQQSGKVLGRSWFGLLALLLASAAWILLVAAAARPVWVGDTVAMPVSGRDLMLAVDLSGSMQEQDFILNGQVVDRLVATKAVAGEFVRKRTGDRIGMVLFGDQAYLQAPLTFDRQTVLRLLNESQIGLAGERTAIGDAIGLALKRLQDSPEKNRVLILMTDGANTAGSVSPLEAAEMAAAVGLKIYTVGIGSESDQMRSVFGFQLMNPSADLDERTLKAIATGTGGMYFRARDTEEFHKIYAELDRLEPVEKEAQQWRPQQELFRWPLLAVLVLTLLAAVLRIERE
- a CDS encoding VWA domain-containing protein → MLNNLHFLHPEWLWLLLVLPLVLGIKWFQARQQGGWERIVDKQLMPFVLSGTAGNWGWLPLAWLSLALLVAIVAMAGPAWEKREVPVFRDQQALVVAMDFSVSMYADDEKPNRITLARFKLLDILNARQDAQNGLVVFAGDAFVVTPLTDDVATIQEQVKNLAPDIMPAPGSLLTPAIERSIELLQQAGMKTGSILLMTDGVADTESAVAAADKAWGMGYNVSVLSLGSADGAAIPRPRGGFLLDSAGKTVIATVNLDDLARIAKAGGGIFMQAALGDADVNALSQQWQSLSQQQLSKSQGRQTDAWVNEGYWLVLLLLPLAALTFRRGWLGAVLVCILLPQPQTATAFSWDDLWLTPDQQAQEALDSGQPARASELFHNPEWKGASAYKNKDYQTAAQQYAAQQSITGQYNYGNAQAKAGKFKEAIIAYKRVLEADPNHEDARHNLKIVEEALQQQQQQEEQNQKNSQKNQPQQQPQDQQGADQQQAQGAQGQDSQTPQPNNSPDQQQQAQEENAAEHAEQEAEQAKQGEQETEANDPQQREQEQATEQWLRRIPDDPSGLWRRKFQYQYQQRGAQARGDEW